A part of Melittangium boletus DSM 14713 genomic DNA contains:
- a CDS encoding GbsR/MarR family transcriptional regulator, whose protein sequence is MKGYLWTSGVGAIREEGADSGPLEPWEAIATDSVGNVIEFWGFKRNQGRVWALLYLRGEPLTAAELERELVLSKGGVSMLLRDLERWGVVRRVRSPQDNAWRYAAETDLIRMVSHVVEDREAAFISRIRADLSEARRLALAQPALPTDRLARLEKMATLAEHVERALRLFIKTARLDVGGILGTLREESHRQ, encoded by the coding sequence GTGAAGGGCTACCTGTGGACGAGCGGTGTGGGCGCCATCCGGGAGGAGGGCGCGGATTCCGGTCCGCTCGAGCCCTGGGAGGCCATCGCCACGGACTCGGTGGGCAATGTGATCGAATTCTGGGGCTTCAAGCGCAACCAGGGCCGGGTCTGGGCCCTGCTGTACCTGCGCGGCGAGCCCCTGACCGCCGCGGAGCTGGAGCGCGAGCTGGTGTTGTCCAAGGGCGGAGTGTCCATGCTCCTGCGCGATCTGGAGCGCTGGGGCGTGGTGCGGCGCGTGCGCTCGCCCCAGGACAACGCCTGGCGGTACGCGGCCGAGACGGACCTCATCCGCATGGTGTCCCACGTGGTGGAGGATCGCGAGGCGGCCTTCATCTCGCGCATCCGCGCGGACCTGTCCGAGGCGCGCCGGCTCGCCCTGGCACAGCCGGCCCTGCCCACCGACCGTCTGGCGCGCCTGGAGAAGATGGCCACGCTCGCCGAGCATGTGGAGCGCGCGCTGCGATTGTTCATCAAGACAGCACGTCTGGACGTGGGTGGCATCCTTGGCACCCTGCGCGAGGAGTCCCACCGTCAGTAA
- a CDS encoding polyprenyl synthetase family protein, with translation MDLALELSSFLGNVEQRLGGMLADGDAGPDVHGDTLMEAARHLCLGAGGKRARPLLVRLFGGAVGVAPERLVDVAVAAEMIHSSSLLHDDVVDAGMYRRARPTVNARWGNIVAVMSGDLILSTALLRLAELDARLGQSALSVVAEMTRAAIAEVEARGNLDLSLERLRYIAEGKTGSLFGWCGSAAATLAGQPEAAQRFDLFGRRLGVAFQIADDIRDVLGTDPGKPRYADVLSGTPSLPILLAVERDGSLRAKLKDAWAFTTINPERTRALGDAIEASDAVPRAIERMNQEIQGALDALGPYAHQGMGTELVDWAHKLSAGITAQARSRAA, from the coding sequence ATGGATCTGGCGCTGGAGTTGTCGAGCTTTCTGGGGAACGTGGAGCAGCGGCTGGGCGGCATGCTCGCGGATGGGGACGCGGGCCCGGACGTCCACGGCGACACGTTGATGGAGGCGGCGCGTCATCTGTGTCTGGGGGCGGGTGGCAAGCGGGCGCGGCCCCTGCTGGTGCGCCTGTTCGGCGGCGCGGTGGGCGTGGCGCCCGAGCGGCTCGTGGACGTGGCGGTGGCCGCGGAGATGATCCACTCCTCCAGTCTCCTGCACGACGACGTGGTGGACGCCGGCATGTACCGCCGCGCCCGTCCCACGGTGAACGCCCGCTGGGGCAACATCGTCGCGGTGATGAGCGGGGACCTCATCCTGTCCACCGCCCTCTTGCGCCTGGCGGAGCTGGACGCGCGCCTGGGCCAGAGCGCGCTCTCGGTGGTGGCGGAAATGACGCGCGCGGCCATCGCCGAGGTGGAGGCGCGTGGCAACCTGGATCTCTCCCTGGAGCGCCTGCGCTACATCGCCGAGGGCAAGACGGGCTCGCTCTTCGGCTGGTGCGGCAGCGCCGCCGCCACGCTCGCCGGCCAGCCCGAGGCCGCCCAGCGCTTCGATCTCTTCGGCCGCCGGCTCGGCGTGGCCTTCCAGATCGCCGATGACATCCGGGACGTGCTCGGCACCGATCCGGGCAAGCCCCGGTACGCGGATGTGCTCTCCGGCACGCCGTCCCTGCCCATCCTCCTGGCGGTGGAGCGTGACGGCTCCCTGCGCGCCAAGCTCAAGGACGCCTGGGCCTTCACCACCATCAACCCCGAGCGCACCCGCGCCCTGGGTGACGCCATCGAGGCCTCGGACGCCGTGCCGCGCGCCATCGAGCGGATGAACCAGGAGATTCAAGGCGCCCTGGATGCGCTCGGGCCGTATGCCCACCAGGGCATGGGCACGGAGCTGGTGGACTGGGCCCACAAGCTGTCCGCGGGCATCACCGCCCAGGCTCGGAGCCGTGCGGCGTGA
- a CDS encoding gamma-glutamylcyclotransferase: MDSHYDQVMKARSQADTATSKLYFAYSTILDRAAFEEWRAQHSYDFFELPEGRLAEALDVDLVYDFPSRWWGGRVAGLTDAPGSRVYGRVFDIGGKDWPIIQHKEGAVTSMCVERAVRVRVEGHEMKAVAFVTSPRRASMEGPVSQRFIEALVRGARSAGLPPDYIERVARGP, translated from the coding sequence ATGGATTCGCATTACGATCAGGTGATGAAGGCCCGGAGTCAGGCCGACACCGCCACCTCGAAGCTGTACTTCGCCTATTCCACCATCCTGGACCGGGCGGCCTTCGAGGAGTGGCGCGCGCAACACAGCTACGACTTCTTCGAGCTGCCCGAGGGCCGGCTCGCCGAGGCGCTGGACGTGGACCTCGTCTACGACTTCCCCTCGCGGTGGTGGGGCGGGCGCGTGGCGGGGCTGACGGACGCGCCGGGCAGCCGGGTGTACGGCCGGGTGTTCGACATCGGGGGCAAGGACTGGCCCATCATCCAGCACAAGGAGGGGGCGGTGACGAGCATGTGCGTGGAGCGGGCCGTGCGCGTGCGCGTGGAGGGCCACGAGATGAAGGCCGTCGCGTTCGTGACGTCGCCCCGGCGCGCGTCCATGGAGGGTCCCGTGAGCCAGCGCTTCATCGAGGCGCTGGTGCGCGGCGCCCGGAGCGCGGGCCTTCCCCCCGACTACATCGAGCGCGTGGCCCGGGGGCCCTGA